Part of the Paludisphaera borealis genome, GTCGGCGTCGGCGCCTGAGGCAAAGTCGGCAGCGTGCTCCGACCCTCCTGCGTCGCCATGGTCGCGGAAGCCGGCGACGACGGCGACGTCTGGGCCGCGACCGGCGTGGGCTCCAGCCAACAAACCAGCAAAGCGATGAGGGGCGTCCATGCCCTGGCCGTTCGATCCATCATGTTACAAGCTACTCCATCCATGGGTCCCGGCGTTACGACGGCGCCGACCACTCCGGACGTGCCGAGTCTAAGAATTCATCGGCATATAAGGGCCGTCCGGATTGAAAGATCTTCGCTTGACATTCCAAGGCTCTTGCCAAATCCGCAAAGCTTGACACCAGAGTCAAAGTTCGATTTCTCGACCATCGGCGCACGCGGGCTGCGCCGGCGCCGATCCATGGCGCGCGACGCCCCCAGCGCGGCGATTCGCTCGCCGGTTACGAGGGAATCGAGACGTCGGACGCCTCGCCTCATTTTGAACGGAGGCCGGGCGGGAAAAAGCCCGGCCTCCGTGACCGAGGAAGGCTTAGGGAACGCGAGCCAGCTTGTCGGGCCGGCCGGCCGTCGTGGGATGGCCGGCGTCGGGAGTCGGGCTGGTGACTTTCGTTCCGTCGGTCGCCGGCTCAACCTCCACGACGAGACCGTCGGTGAGGATCGACTGCTCGTCGAGAATCAGTTGCTCCGAACCGTCGAACGACGTCCACTGTTCGCCGGCGTGGGCTCCCGCCGCTAGGGTCTTGGGGTCCGGAACGCGGCGGTTGGTGACCTCGATCCACTCGCCGTCGCTGACGCCGGTCTGGACTTCGGTCCTGACCGCGCGGCCGTTCTCGTGCTTCCAGCAATAGGTCTTTTCACCGCTGTGCGTCAGTGCGGACAAGGGGAGGGCGCGAACGCCGGGGCGCTCGATGATCACGTTGGCGTAGGCGTACATGCCGGGCAGAAGCTGGCTGCCGGGGTTGGGCAGGTCGATTTCGGCGCGGAGCGTGCGGCTTTTGATGTTGAGCGCCCACGACGTGCGAGTGACGGAGCCCTGAAGCGGCTCATCGCGATACGCTCGAGCGAGCACGCTTGCCTTGGTCCCGATCTTGACGTAGTTGGCGTCTTGCTCGGGAATGTCGATGAAGATGCGGACCACGTCGGTCTTATCGACCACGTAGATCGGCGCGGCGTTACCGCCGGGTGCGAGGTGAGGGGAACGCTGCATGGCCGTGGGGTCGCCCGCGGCGGGGAGGACGAAGTCGCCGGTGTTGGCGTTGCGAGCCACGACCACGCCGTCGTACGGGGCGGGGAGCGTGATGTAGCCGACCCACGCCTCGATCCGCTTGGCCTCGCTGGTGGCGACGGCCAGATCAGCGCGGGCGACCTCGACGGCGACCTTGGACTTGGCAAGCGTGGCTTTGTCCGAGAGCAGTTCGGCCTCGGCCTTCATGATGTCGGCCCGAGCCGCCTCGCGTGACGCGGCGGCCGACTTCCACTGATTGGTCGATTCAAGAAGCACTTGGGGATCGACGACGCCTCGACGGACCTCGTCGTCAAGCCGCTTGACCTCCGAGTTCCAACGCTCGACCTCGGCCGTGTACTTGGCCAGGATCGCCTTGGTCTCGACGACCCGGGCCTCAGCCGCCTGGACGTCGGCCGCGGCCACGTCGACGATCTTGAGAGCCAGATCGACCTTTTGGCCGTCAAGTCCGACGGTCGCCTTCTTCGTCTCGAAATCCTCGACCAGCTCGGGCACGAACAGGGTGGCCATGACCTGGCCCTTCTTCACCTTGTCGCCGATGTCGACGTTCCACTTCTCGATATAGCCGGTGAGCTTGGGATAGATCGACGTCCGCTCGAAACTCTCGATGAAGCTCGGCTGACCGACCACCCGGACGATGTTCCGTCTCTCCGGATGGACGACCTTGACGACCGGAGGCTTTGTAACGCTCTTAACCTCGGCCTTTTTCTCCCCATGGCACCCCGACGCCACGAAGGCGACGGAGGCCAGGATTCCGATCGCCACGAGGCGGCCCGCGAAACGATCCGTAACCGAAGTCCAGAGGACGCGGGGCATCAGTGATCTCCAGGTAATGGGACGACGCCGGCGAACCGCCGCCCCGGAGGGCTTTTCAATTTCGAGCGACATCATCGATCTCCATGTAAGAAAGGTGCGGACTCCGGCGCTTGGCCGCCGTCTGGGTTGGGATCGTCATGCGATTGAGATGAGTCGGACTGGTGTGCGTCGGATTCGACGGCGGCATCAGGGTGGGCGGACCCGTTTTCGCTGTGATGCGCGACCTCTTCATCGGCCGCGATCGCGTGGCCCGTATGGTCGACCGGAGCGAAGACCAGCGGGTCGTAATGGAGACTCTCGGGATCGTCGGGATAGATCGAGGGCGAGCGGGGCACGCTTCGGCCCATGACGACCGCGAAGATCGAGGGGACGACCAGCAAGGTTGCGAACGTCGACATCACCAGGCCGCCGATGACCGCCAGGCCGAGCGGGGCCTGCATCTGGCTGCCTCGCTCAAGGGCCAACGCCATCGGCACCATGCCGACCGTCATGGCGCAGGCGGTCATCAAGATCGGCCGCAGGCGGTCGCTTGCGCCGACGACGGCCGACTCGATCGAGGACGCCCCGCTCCTCCAGTGGTCGTTCATGAACGTCACCATCATGACCGAGTTCGACACCGAGACGCCCAGGCACATGATCGAGCCCATGAACGACTCGATGTTGAGCGACGTGTGGGTCGTGTACAGGATCGTCGCGATGCCGGCGAGCACCCCCGGCACGGCGCCGATCGAGATCAACGCCATGCGAGGCGACTGGAAGTAGGCCGTCAGGAGCACGAGGATCACGAACACGGCGACCGCCAGCCCGATCCCAAGCGACTGGAACATCTCGACCATGGGCGGCAACTGGCCCATCGGGAGCACCCGCACGCCGCGGGGCGGCTCGCCGGCCGCCGCGATCGCGGCGATAACGTGGTTCGAGGCGCGGCCCATGTCCTCGCCCTCGACGTTCGCCGTCAAGGTCAGATAGCGCTGCGACATTGATCGGTCGTACTCGCCCGGCCGCGTGCCCTGGCGGACCGTCGCTACGTCGCGGACCATCAGGTTGACCAGCGGATTGACCGACTCGATCGGCAAGTTCTCAAGCTCCTCGGCCTTCGTCATCCGCGCGGGGGGGATCAGCACCTCGACCAGGTAGTCGAACCCCGTCTTGACGTCGATCCAGTAGTTGAGGTTGGTGAACCGGGTCGACGACGTCGACATGACCAGCGCCTTGCCTACGTCCTCGACCGTGACGCCGCTCAACCCCGCCTTCTCGCGGTCGATCTCGATCTCGACGGTGGGGTAGTCGAGCGTCTGCTCGAACTGGATGTCGCGGAGCGAGGGGATGTTCTTCATCTCGCCGGCGATCTTCTCGGCATGCTGGCGGATCAGTTTCATGTCGGTGCCGACGACCCGGACCGAGATCGGCGTCATGGCGCCGAAGCTCATGACCGAGGTCACGATGTCGCCCGGCTCGAAGCCGAAAGTCGACGTCTTGGCCTGCCGCTCGGCGTCCACCTTGCTGAGCCCGCCTTTCTCCAGCCGCTGTGCCAGCCACGGCACCACCCGCTCGGGGAGGATCGTCCGGAGCCGCTCACGGAACTCGGCGAGCTTGATTCCACTCTCCTCGTTGAGCGCGATCCGCAACTGGCCGTCGTCAGGCCCTCGCATGAACAGAAGCATGTTGTCGATGCCGAAGTTCGGGGCCACCTGACCGACGTATCCCATGCTGATGTCGATGTTCTCGGGCTTCGCCTCCTTCTCGATCTCCTCTAGGCACTTCACCGCCATCTCCCGGGTCAGTTCGAAGCTCGAACCCGGCGGCGGCCGGAACCGGAGCACGAACTGCCCCGAGTCGATCTGCGGGAACAGCTCGGTGCCGACCTGCATCCCCAGGAGCCAGAGGGCCAATACGCAGCAACCGAGGTAGATCGGCACCACGAGGTACCGCAGGTGGACGAGCCAGCCCACTCCCTTCGTATAATGCTTGAGGAATCGGTCGAACAGCCCCGGTTTGGCGTTAGCGTCGTGAGCGTGCCCCGAGTGCTTGATCAAGGCCACGCAGAGGATCGGCACGAACGTGCTCGACAGCAAATACGACGCGATCATCGCGAAACCGACGCCCAGGGTCAGCGGCATGAACAGCGACCGAAGCGGATCGCCCATGATGAACGCCGGTATGAACACCGACAAGATGCAGAGCAGGGCCAGAAGTCGCGGCACCGCCGTGGCGTTGCTCGCGTGCAGCACCGCCGTGGCCACCTTGTCGGTGTGTCCCATCTGCACGTGCACGTTCTCGATCGTCACGGTCGCCTCGTCGACGAGAATGCCGATCGCGAGCGCCATGCCGCCCAGCGACATGATGTTGATCGTGTTTCCCGTGATCCAGAGGCCGAACAACGAGCCGAGCAAAGCGAGCGGGATGTTCGAGACGACCACGACCACGCTGCGGAGGTCGCCGAGGAACAAGAGGATCATCAAACCCGTCAGACCGGCACCGATCAGGCCTTCGGTGGCGACGCTCTCGACCGCCGCCACCACGGTGGGCGACTCGTCGAACTCGAAACTGATTTTGACGTCCTTGGGCACCACGTCGCGAAACAGCTGCATCGACTTGTGAATGTCGGCCACGACGTTTAAGGTCGACGCCGTGTCCTTCTTGATGATCGGCAGATAGACCGACTTCTTGCCGTTGACGAGCGCGTACCCGTACGTGATGTCGACGTCGTCCTGAAACGTGGCCACGTCGCGCAGATAGACGTTCTTCTCAAGCCGGAGCGGGATGTTGCCCAGCTTCTTGATGTCGACCACTGTCGAATTGTTGGCGACGACCGGCATCGCGTCTTTTATATAGACGTTTCCGGATGGAACGACGATGTTCCCCGCCGCGAGCGCGTCGCTGATCTGCTGCGGCGTCAGGTTGTAGTCACGGAGCTTGTCGGGGTTGACGTTGACGAGGATCGACCGCATGTTCGGCCCGAACGGCGAGATCGCGACGGTGCCGGGAACGTATTTCTGAACCAACGGCCGGATGATGTTCTGCGCCAGGTCGCCCATCATGCCGAGCGAGGTCTTCTCGCTCTCGAAGACCAGATAGCCGACCGGGACGCTGCCGGCGTCCATCCGCATGATCATCGGCGGCAACGTGCCCTTCGGCATCCACGACATCGCCCGGTCGGACATCGCCACGACCTGCGCCATCGCCTGCCCCATGTCGGTGCCGGGGAAGAACGACAGGTCGCACAACGCGACCTGCTGGATGTTTCGCGAGTTGATGTCGCGAATCCCGTCGACGTACTGAAAATACAGCTCGAGCTGGTTGACGATGAAGCCTTCCATCTGGTCGGGGCTCATGCCGACGTAATCGAGAAACACGTAAATCTTCGGGGTGTTCATCGTGGGGAAGATGTCCACCCGCATCCGGTTGAACGCCAGGGCGCCGCCGCTGATCAGGGCCACGACCATCATCAGAGTCGTGACGGGTCGACGCATCGCGAATACGCTTGGATTCATGTCCCAATACTCCGGTCGATTCCTGGCGGGCCCGACATCGAGACTTCGTATGGAAGTCCCAGGCCAAAGACGCTTAAAAACCTAATTCCCTGCCGTGATGCGGCCCTGAACCCGCGACGCCGGACGCCGAAGCTCCGGTTCACCAATTACCGCATGTCAACATCATTTCAACCGCCGCCACGTAACGCGGCGGGGTTTCGTGGAACGGCTTTCTCTCCCGAGTCGCTCCGACCAATTGGGAATGGACGAGGCGTCGAAAGCGCCCGTCAGGCGCAAAGCCGGGGACGAGGGGAGGCGCTCGACACGTCGAATACACAACGGCGACGCCTGGGACCGTGATGGAATTCACGTCCATCGCATGTCGCGAGCCGTGGGCTCGCCATGGTCAAGTTCTCGTCCGTTGCGACGGTTGAAAGCTTACTACCGGAGCGTCGATTCGCGTCGCCTGGGCCGGTTCAGCGCAACGCGCCAAGGGAATGGGCGAGGCTGACTCGCCTTCAAGGCGCGCGTCGACGCGGGGCGTGGGTTGGGCTCAACAGCGGAGCGGGTGAATCGCGCGAATGAGGCCGGAGACGGCCGAAGCCCGAACGGGCTCGGAAGAGACGGCGGGAGATGGGATGAATACGAAGTAGGAGGCCGAATCCGCCACCCCGTTTCGTTCGTCCTTACCCTCATCCTCTGAGGAAATCGCCTTGACCCGGAGCGGCGACGACGGAACCGACTTCGCAGTCGTCTGGCTCGAAGCGGACGCAGGAAGGACGAAGTCGAGACGGATACAATCGGGGCGGAGCGAACAGGCGATCGTGCCAGTCGACCGAATCGGCGAAACGATCACAGCCGCCACCAGTGCGACTGTGGACGCAACGCAGACAATTCGGTTAAGCACGTTTCGGCTCGCCATCAGCCCTCGGCCCCCTCGTCTCATTAAAGAACACCAAGATTGTACAGGCTTAAGAATCGATGTCAAGTTCTCGTCGAGACAAGGCCTCACATGCGATAGCTCTTCAATTTTTGCCCGAATTCGCATGCCTGGGAGGCCGCCGACAGGGCAATCTCGGGGCTCTGCGACGCACCTTAGAAGGACTGCTTGCACAATTCCGGGTCAACGCGTAACGCCCCGCCGCTCACGGGACCGATGGAAGAAAGCGGCGCTTTCGCGACCTGTTTCGAGCACAACAATCGCCCCAGGCGATCGCGACGACGTCGACGCGGGCGTCATTTCTCGTCGAGGTTCCGCTTCAGCTTCTCGGTCATCTGATCGATGGTGAAGGTGGCGGCCTTCTGTCTGGGGGGGAACTCCTTGAACGTGGCCAGGAACTTCGCCACTTCTTCCTGCGCGACGAAGATCAGATACGGCTGGGAGATGAGCCAGTCGTAATACGTGTTGGACGTCACGTCGGCCCGCTCGTAGGGATCGGCGCGGAGGTCGAAGAGCTTGGGAAGTCGCAACGACGTGAACGGCTCGGCCCAGATCCGCATCGTGCCGGGGGCGCGCTGTTCGAGGAACACGACCTTCCAGTTCTCGTGACGCATGGCGACGAGTTCGCCGTCGTCGTTGAAGTAGAAGAACTGCTTGCGGGCGCTCCGCTCTTGCTCGCCGGTCAGGTACGGGAGCTGATTGTAGCCGTCCAGGTGGACCTTGAAGGTCTTGCCGGCGGCCTCGTGTCCCTTGAGCAGCTTCTCCTTCACGTCGGGTTCGCCGGCGGCGGCCAGGAACGTCGGCAGCCAGTCGAGCCCGCTGACGATCTCGTTCGAGACCGCCCCGGCCTTGATCTTGCCCGGCCACCGGATCATGCAAGGGACGCGAAACGCCCCCTCCCAGTTGGTATCCTTCTCGCTGCGGAACGGGGTCGTGGCGCCGTCGGGCCACGAATTGGCGTGAGGGCCGTTGTCGGTCGTGTAGAGGACGATCGTGTCGTCGGCGATCTCAAGATCGTCGAGCGCCTTGAGAATCTGGCCGACGTGGCCGTCGTGCTCGACCATGCCGTCGGCGTACTCGGTCTTCGCGGTCAGGCCGACGGGGCTGCGACGGTCGGCTTTAACGTGCGTCCGCAGATGCATCCTGGTGGTGTTGAACCAGCAGAAGAACGGCTTCCCGGCCTTCGACTGGCGCTGGATGTAATCGACGGCGGCGGCCGACGTCTCGTCGTCGATCGTCTCCATCCGCTTCTTGGTGAGCGGTCCGGTGTCCTCGATCTTGCCGCCGGCCGTTGATCGGATCACGCCGCGAGGGCCGTACTTCTTGCGGAACGCGGGATCACGCGGGTAGGTCCGTTGCTCGGGCTCCTCTTCAGCGTTGAGGTGGTAGAGATTGCCGAAAAATTCGTCGAAGCCGTGGGCCGTGGGCAGGTACTCGTCACGATCGCCCAGGTGATTCTTGCCGAACTGACCGGTCGCATAGCCCTGGTTCTTGAGCAGCTCGGCGATCGTGCAGTCTTCCTTCCGGAGCCCGACCGTCGCGTTGGGGACGCCGACCTTGCTCAGACCGGTTCGAAACGTGGCCTGACCGGTGATGAACGACGACCGGCCTGCGGTGCAGCTCTGCTCGGCGTAGTAGTCAGTGAAGATCATGCCTTCGCGCGCGATCCGATCGATGTTCGGCGTGCGATAGCCCATCACGCCCATCGAGTAGGCGCTCAGGTTCGTCTGGCCGATATCGTCGCCGAAAATGACCAGGATGTTCGGTTTCTTCCCGGTGCTCGCGGCGTGAACCGCGGTCGGCTCGCCTCCGGGGGCGGCCGGGGACGGGCGTGTGGGCGCTTCGGGGTTGATCGCCGAGGCGTCGGCGCGGCGAGGCGTCGCGCCCAGGTTCCCGGTCGCCGCGACGTAGCCGAGCAACGCCCCGAGAGCCACGGGGGCGAGGGACGTCAAATTACCGCATTTCAGTATATTGATCATCCTTCGAGGTCGCCTGAGGTTGTGCCGATGGATTCCAAGCCGGCGGCACGTCGCCGGGGCCGTCGGCTCACGATCGTCTGCATGATCCTAGAACACCGGAAGCCGTCCCACCAGGCGCCCGCCCGCCAACCCCGGAGAGGCACTGATGACACGAACCACCCGATTCCACGAATGTTTAACACCCCGTTATTGGTAACGGCGCCGGGGCTCAGTCAGCGTGTGGTTTCCCCTGATCAGGTTCGTCCGGCGAAGCGGGCGCGATTTGCCGGCGCAATGCGCGGATCTCGCGCTGAAGATCGAGGATCATCGCGTCGCGCAGTCGCTCCTTCGCCGCCCCGACCGCCGGTCGGAACCTTGAGAAGCCGACCGCCAGAGCAAGGGGCCAGGTCACGGAGGCGAGGCAATAAATCACGCCGACCGTCACCGACAATGGATTTGCATTCTTGGACCAGGGGTCGAAGTCGCCGAGGATTGCGCTCCCGCCGACGAACATCAGCATGAGGGCCACGGCGAATGACGCGGCGCCGACGTAGGCCGCAAGCTGTTCCTTGCGTTCGGCGGCTGTCAGGGCATTCTCGAGGTTCATGCGATAGTCCTTATATTGGGAATCGCTCAGGGATTCGTCCTGCTGGAGAAGTTGCGACGTGAAGCGACGGGTGTGATGCGAGTCAGCCATCGAGCAGCTCCTCGATACGGAGACGAAGCGCGAGCTTCGCGTAATGTAGACGAGACTTCACAGTGCCGGGACCGCAATCGACGACCTCGGCGATCTCTTCGATCGACATATCTTCGATAAAGCGGAGCGTGAGCACGCGACGATGGTCGACGGACAGATCGCGCAGCGCGACATGAACCAGCTCGGCATTCTCGAACGCCGAGTCGTCCAGGCTCGAGGCGTCCAGCGGCTGACCTGCGGCCGTCTCCTCGAACAGCACAGGTCGCCTGGTCTTCCTCCGCAGCTCCGTGACGGCCTGGTCGTGGGCGATCCGATACAACCAGACGCGAAAAGCGGCCGGAGATTGAAGTCGTCGCAATCTTCGATGTACGATCAGCCAGACGGACTGGATAAGATCGAGAGCGCCGTCGGGTTCGCCGAGAATCCTGCGGATGAAGTAGTGCAGCCGCTTGTCGTAACGATCCACGAGCCTGCCGAACGCGTCGCGGTCGCCCTGCTGGGCGAGCAGGACCGTCAGCCGCTCCTCGATTCGATCCAGGTCGTCCGTCAATGGCGTCGTCCGACGGTTCGAGAGTGCGGAGGCTCGTACTCGGGCCGTCTTGATCGATCGAGCGCTCAAGTCCCGCACCATTCAGTCGACGCGGCGTCGCGCGGGGTTCAATCGGTCGGCGACTTTTTTCCGAAAAGGTTGGGCGAGCGTGAGCCTTCGGCCCGACGAGCGGCCGGGATGAACCCAGGGGTCTTGAATCGTGTCCAGAGCCTTGGCCGCGCAGCGGGGGCGTTCCCGCGCGGCCGTTGGGCCTCGTCGTCGATCTGGAGTGAGAACATGTTCGTCCCCGCCTCGTTCGCCGAGACCGATACGGCCAAGCTGCACGAGTTCATGCGGCGGTACAGCTTCGCCGTCTTGACGACGCACGGAGCGGACGGCCTGACGGCCAATCATCTGCCGTTGCTGCTCGACGCCGAAGCCGGGCCGCGGGGCCGGCTGTTCGGGCACATGGCCCGGGCTAATCCGCAGTGGCGACAGGCCGGAGGCGAGGCGCTCGCGGTCTTTTCCGGGCCGCACACGTACGTTTCGCCGACGTGGTACGAGGAGGAGGGGACCGTGCCGACGTGGAACTACGTCGCCGTCCATGCGTACGGCCGGTTCCAGATCGTCGAGGACGACGACGAGCTGCTGGAGATCCTACGGCGGTCGGTCGCGACCTACGAGAGCACGATGCCGGCCCCATGGTCGTTCGACGACTCGGCGGCGTCGGTCCGAGGCCAGCTCAAGGCGATCGTCGGCTTCCACGTCGAGATCACGCGACTGGAGGGCAAGTGGAAGCTCAACCAGAACCATCCCGAGCGCCGCCGCCGGCGCGTGGCGGAGGAGCTCGAGTCCCGCGACGACGCCGATTCCGTCGCCATCGCCGAACTCATGCGTCAGAGCCTGGAGTGACCGCGTACCGGGGGGTGGGGCGGAGTCAACCGGCGGGGACTTCCTCGGGGATGTTGTCGTTGGCGTAGACGTTCTGGACGTCGTCGTTATCGTCGAGGAGGTCTTTAAGCTTGAGCATCTTCTTGCCAGCGTCAGCGTCGAGGTTGACGTAGGTGGCGGGGATGTAGCTCGTCTCGGCGCTCTCGGTCGGGATCTGGGCGTCTTCAAGCGCCTTGCGAACCACCTCGAACTGTTTATGGTCGCAGGTGACCTCGAAGTAGCCTTCGACGAGCTCGACGTCGTCGGCGCCGGCTTCGAGCGCGACTTCCATCAGTCGGTCTTCGGTCGCGTGCTGGGGATCGACGATGAACAGCCCCTTGAACGCGAACAGGTAGCTCACGCAGCCGGTCGCGCCCAGGTTGCCGCCGGCGGCTTCGAACGCGCGGCGAAGCTCGCCCGCGGTGCGGTTGCGGTTGTCGGTCAGCACCTCGCAGAGCACGGCGACGCCCGAAGGGCCGTAGCCTTCGTAGACGATCTCTTCAAAGTTTTCGCCGCCCAGCTCGCCGGTGGCCTTCTTGATCGACCGCTCGATGTTGTCCTTGGGGCAACTGACCGACCGCGCCTTGTCGATCGCGTATCGCAACCGAAGATTAGCGGTGGGGTCGCCGCCGCCGGTGCGCGCGGCCACGTAGATGGCCCGGCAGAGTTTGCTGAACAGCTTGCCGCGCTTGGCGTCCACAAGTCCTTTGCGGTGGGCGATGTTTGAGGAGTGGGAATGTCCTGCCATCTCGTGTCTCAGCTCCTGAAATCCGGCCGATGGGTGTCGTCGACTTCGATGAGGAATCGGGGCGGGTCGACCGGGTTGCGCGACTCCGGGAGAGTCGACGAGGGCCCTCTGGACGAACACGTCCGCCGCCCCGGAGAGGCCGCCGCCGCTTCGTACGGTTTGATTCAAGGGGTGCGGCGCGTGGAGGCTTTAGGCGCTGGATCGAGCGCGCCCAGCGAGCCGAGCTTCTTGCGGATCTCGGCCAGGCGTTTGTCGGGCGGGACGCTCTTGGCGGCGGCCTTTTCGGCTTCCTGCCACAGGGACTTGGCTTTCTCCATGTCCTGGAGCTGGAGGTAGACGTCTCCCAGATGCTCGGGAAGAGTGGCGTCGGGCGGGACGATGCCCCGCTTCTCCATCTGCTTGTGCAGCTCGATGGCTTTCTCAAGCGGCTCGACCGCGTCCTTGATTTTACCTCTCTTGAACAAGACCCAGCCCAGGCTGTCGAGATAAGCGTAGTTCTCGGGGTCTTCCTTGAGGGCCTTGCGGATCATGTTCTCCGCCTTCTCAAGGTTCTTGCCCTGCTCGGCGTAGAGATAGCCCAGGTCGTTGTTCACGCCCGCGTCCTCGGGGAACCGCTGGAGCGCCGTTTCCAGCTCGGCCTCGCCCTTGGCGTAGTCGCCCTGGTTGACGTAGATGACCGAGAGACTGCTGTGGATCAGCTTCGCGACGTCGTCCTTGGAACCGTACCGCGTGAGCATGTCTTGGAACAGCTTGACGGCCTGCTCGTTGCGTCCGAACTTGGTCAGCAACCCGCCGAGCCGGAACTCGTACATCGGATTGCCGGTCTCGTTCTTGATGATCTTTTCGAGGATCGGGACGGCCTCGTCGAGCTTGCCGAGATCGCCCAGGAGGTCGGCGAGCTGCGACTGGCTCTCGGAATCGTTGGGCTCGAGAGCGACGGCCTTGCGGGCCGTTTCGAGGGCCTTTTCGGCCTTGTCCGCGCGGCGATAGAAGCTCGACAGGACGCTCAGGTAGCGCGGGTTCTTCTCGGTCGGGTACTTCTCCATCATCAGTTCGAGCGTCGCGGCGGCCTCGCCGTACTGATCCATCCGCTGCTGGGTGTCGGCGATTTCGAGATAGATCTTGGGGTTGGGCGTCTGATCGAGCATCAGCCGCTGGAGCTTGAGCAGGCGTTCGAGCCGCGACTCCTTGCGCGAGCCGCGGTCGGGGTTGGCGATGATGCTCAGGACGGTGAAGGCCGCCTGCGGCAGGCTCGGGGGCTTGGCCGAGAGCTGCTTCAGGCCCTCGTCGAGCATCTCCTCGGAAAGCGAGTCGTCGCTTGCGGCGGCCTGGAGCTGGGGCATGACGGCCTCTAATCCCCGCGGGCGACCGACGGCCTCGCAGATCACCCTGAGGAGGTCGCCCGCCTTGCGCCGCTTCAAGAGCGACGCGGCCAGGGCCCGGTAGGTCTCCGGCGTCGGCTGGGTGGCAAGCAGGGACTTGTACAGCTCCTCGGCCTTGTCAACCTGGCCGGTCTCGCGATAGCGGTCGGCCAGCACGTATTGCAGCGGCACGTTCTTGGAGTCGCTCTTGGCGGCCGCTTCGAGCCGGGGCGTGATCTGGTCTTCCTGCTTCAGCTCCTTGAGCACCTTGGACAGCAGCTCATAGGCTTCCACGCCCTGCGGCTGCCGCTTGATGTAGCGATCGACGAGAGCCAGCGCCTGCGGTCCCTTGTTGGCCTTCAGCAGGGTGTCCGCCAAGAGCAAGGGGATCTGCGAACTCTCCTCGTCGTAGACCAGCCCGCGCTCGAGCGCCTTGATCGCCAGGTCTTCGCGCTTGGCCGCAAGGAAGACGACGCCGAAGTCCACGTACGTCTTGGCCGGCTCGTTGCCGAGGATGCGTTGCACATCGCTGGGAGACAGGCGGTTGGCGGCCTTGTCGTCGAGTTCCGCCATGAGCAGGGCGTAGGCGTCAGCCGCCTTGTCGACCTGGGAGAGCGGCCCCGAATAGAGCCGTCCCAGCTCAAGCTGCGCCACCAGGCGGCCCGGCGCGTGCGGTTCGAGCTTGGGATTGGCCAGGACCTCTTTCAAAAGCGCCTCGCAAGCCACGTAATCCTTCTTCTGCGTGTAGAACTCGAACAGCCGCTCCAGGGTGTCGGTGTCGCTGGGCTCGGCGGCCAGGGCGATCTTGCCGTATTTGACGGCGTCGTCGGGGCGGCCCAGCGTACCCACGTAGAGCCGGCTCAGCCGCCGGGCGATCGCGACCGACTCGGGGTCGAGCTTGAACGCCTCTTCCAACACCTTCGCCGCTTCCGTGAACGACCGCCGATCCTCGAGCGCCCGGGCCGTCGTGAACAGGCGGATCGACTCGGTCCGCTTGCGGTCCTCGACGGTCTGCGGATTTTTCGGAACGAACGGCTTCGGCGGGTCGTCGCCAGGCAGGTTGAAAACGGCCGAGACATCGGGCTTGGGCTTCGGCTGCTCAGCCGCTGCGTCCGGCTTGGGCGCCGAGGGCTCCTGGGCGATCGCGGCGCCAGTCGTCAAGGTGAACAGCGTGATCGCCGGCAGCATCGTGCTGATGCGGAAG contains:
- a CDS encoding arylsulfatase translates to MINILKCGNLTSLAPVALGALLGYVAATGNLGATPRRADASAINPEAPTRPSPAAPGGEPTAVHAASTGKKPNILVIFGDDIGQTNLSAYSMGVMGYRTPNIDRIAREGMIFTDYYAEQSCTAGRSSFITGQATFRTGLSKVGVPNATVGLRKEDCTIAELLKNQGYATGQFGKNHLGDRDEYLPTAHGFDEFFGNLYHLNAEEEPEQRTYPRDPAFRKKYGPRGVIRSTAGGKIEDTGPLTKKRMETIDDETSAAAVDYIQRQSKAGKPFFCWFNTTRMHLRTHVKADRRSPVGLTAKTEYADGMVEHDGHVGQILKALDDLEIADDTIVLYTTDNGPHANSWPDGATTPFRSEKDTNWEGAFRVPCMIRWPGKIKAGAVSNEIVSGLDWLPTFLAAAGEPDVKEKLLKGHEAAGKTFKVHLDGYNQLPYLTGEQERSARKQFFYFNDDGELVAMRHENWKVVFLEQRAPGTMRIWAEPFTSLRLPKLFDLRADPYERADVTSNTYYDWLISQPYLIFVAQEEVAKFLATFKEFPPRQKAATFTIDQMTEKLKRNLDEK
- a CDS encoding RNA polymerase sigma factor, producing MVRDLSARSIKTARVRASALSNRRTTPLTDDLDRIEERLTVLLAQQGDRDAFGRLVDRYDKRLHYFIRRILGEPDGALDLIQSVWLIVHRRLRRLQSPAAFRVWLYRIAHDQAVTELRRKTRRPVLFEETAAGQPLDASSLDDSAFENAELVHVALRDLSVDHRRVLTLRFIEDMSIEEIAEVVDCGPGTVKSRLHYAKLALRLRIEELLDG
- a CDS encoding FMN-binding negative transcriptional regulator; the encoded protein is MNPGVLNRVQSLGRAAGAFPRGRWASSSIWSENMFVPASFAETDTAKLHEFMRRYSFAVLTTHGADGLTANHLPLLLDAEAGPRGRLFGHMARANPQWRQAGGEALAVFSGPHTYVSPTWYEEEGTVPTWNYVAVHAYGRFQIVEDDDELLEILRRSVATYESTMPAPWSFDDSAASVRGQLKAIVGFHVEITRLEGKWKLNQNHPERRRRRVAEELESRDDADSVAIAELMRQSLE
- a CDS encoding YebC/PmpR family DNA-binding transcriptional regulator; translated protein: MAGHSHSSNIAHRKGLVDAKRGKLFSKLCRAIYVAARTGGGDPTANLRLRYAIDKARSVSCPKDNIERSIKKATGELGGENFEEIVYEGYGPSGVAVLCEVLTDNRNRTAGELRRAFEAAGGNLGATGCVSYLFAFKGLFIVDPQHATEDRLMEVALEAGADDVELVEGYFEVTCDHKQFEVVRKALEDAQIPTESAETSYIPATYVNLDADAGKKMLKLKDLLDDNDDVQNVYANDNIPEEVPAG